In the Leptospira sp. WS4.C2 genome, one interval contains:
- a CDS encoding helicase HerA-like domain-containing protein, with protein sequence MAKKSDAFVSKINEGYPSKGSLYLGAGIFDGETHKEATVSIPLSTLNRHGLIAGATGTGKTKTLQLLTEGLSEAGVPVVLMDIKGDLSGLAEAGEENDKIKERTKALGMDWKPSAYPVEFLSLSKEPGVRLRATIAEFGPVLISRILELNDTQSSVVSLVFKYCDDLGLPILDIKDFKKALQYINDAGKEELEKEYGTVSSQSISIILRKLIELEGQGGEDFFGEPSFDVNDLMQTESKKAKVSIIRLTDIQTKPRLFSTFMLSLLTEIYASFPEEGDLEKPKLVLFIDEAHLVFDEASSDLLKQLETMVRLIRSKGVGIIFCTQSPTDLPKEILGQLGLKVQHALRAFTANDRKAIKTASENYPETEFYDTKEVITELGIGEAFITALSPKGSPTPLVRTLLAPPASRMGILSPEELNSKIAKSDLVKKYQTTLDRESAHEMLSKKMETIADETEAAEEESGEKRTKSKRAKEKEDPSFVETLSKNPLAREVGRTVAKEVTRGLLGMLGVTPKRGSKRKKTGLFGF encoded by the coding sequence ATGGCAAAAAAATCAGACGCATTTGTTTCAAAAATAAACGAAGGATACCCATCCAAAGGTTCTCTCTATTTGGGTGCAGGGATCTTCGATGGAGAAACACATAAGGAAGCTACCGTTTCCATCCCCCTCTCCACCCTGAACCGTCATGGCCTGATTGCCGGGGCCACTGGAACTGGGAAAACCAAAACCCTCCAACTCTTAACGGAAGGTTTATCCGAGGCGGGAGTTCCCGTGGTCCTTATGGACATCAAGGGAGACCTTTCGGGACTTGCAGAGGCTGGGGAAGAAAATGACAAAATCAAAGAACGAACCAAGGCCCTAGGAATGGATTGGAAACCATCTGCCTATCCCGTTGAATTTTTGTCTCTATCGAAAGAACCGGGAGTTCGCCTTCGTGCGACCATTGCCGAATTTGGACCAGTGCTTATCTCTCGGATTTTAGAACTAAATGATACTCAAAGTAGTGTAGTCTCTTTAGTATTTAAATACTGTGATGATTTAGGCCTTCCTATATTAGATATTAAAGATTTTAAAAAAGCCCTCCAATACATCAATGATGCCGGCAAAGAAGAACTGGAAAAAGAATACGGAACTGTTTCTTCTCAAAGTATCTCTATCATTTTACGTAAACTCATCGAACTGGAAGGCCAAGGGGGAGAAGATTTTTTTGGAGAACCTTCTTTTGATGTCAATGATCTGATGCAAACTGAATCCAAAAAAGCAAAAGTATCGATCATTCGTCTGACCGATATCCAAACCAAACCTCGCCTCTTTTCTACTTTTATGTTGTCACTGCTTACAGAAATATATGCAAGTTTTCCTGAGGAAGGTGATTTAGAAAAACCGAAACTTGTACTCTTCATTGATGAAGCCCACTTGGTTTTTGATGAAGCTTCGAGTGACCTACTCAAACAATTGGAAACGATGGTGCGCCTCATTCGTTCGAAAGGTGTGGGAATTATTTTTTGCACCCAATCTCCCACAGACTTACCCAAAGAAATTTTGGGCCAACTGGGTCTCAAAGTCCAACATGCTCTCCGTGCGTTTACAGCAAACGACCGCAAGGCTATAAAAACTGCTTCCGAAAACTATCCTGAAACCGAATTTTATGATACCAAAGAAGTGATCACCGAACTAGGTATAGGTGAGGCATTCATTACGGCTCTCAGTCCCAAGGGAAGCCCTACTCCACTCGTTCGCACACTCCTTGCCCCTCCCGCTTCACGGATGGGAATTTTAAGTCCAGAGGAACTAAATTCCAAAATTGCAAAATCAGATTTGGTGAAAAAATACCAAACCACATTGGACCGCGAAAGTGCTCACGAAATGCTTTCCAAAAAAATGGAAACCATTGCCGACGAAACCGAAGCCGCCGAAGAAGAGTCCGGTGAAAAAAGAACCAAATCCAAACGGGCCAAAGAAAAGGAAGATCCTAGTTTTGTAGAAACCCTTTCCAAAAACCCGCTTGCCCGGGAAGTGGGACGTACTGTTGCCAAAGAAGTCACTCGGGGTCTCCTCGGAATGCTCGGTGTCACACCCAAACGCGGGTCAAAACGCAAAAAAACAGGGCTTTTCGGGTTCTAA
- the groES gene encoding co-chaperone GroES gives MASIKPLGDRVVVEPKNESEEKIGSIIVPDTAKEKPQEGKIIAVGQGRYEDGKLIPLEVKVGDTVLYGKYSGTEIKQGGRDLLIIRESDILGVVTN, from the coding sequence ATGGCATCAATCAAACCTTTAGGCGACCGAGTGGTCGTAGAGCCAAAGAATGAGTCGGAAGAAAAAATCGGATCCATCATCGTACCAGACACAGCAAAAGAAAAACCACAAGAAGGGAAAATCATAGCTGTTGGACAAGGACGTTATGAAGACGGAAAACTCATTCCTTTAGAAGTAAAGGTAGGAGATACAGTTCTATACGGGAAGTATTCTGGAACTGAAATCAAACAAGGCGGACGTGATTTACTCATTATCCGTGAAAGCGACATCCTCGGTGTTGTTACAAACTAA
- the groL gene encoding chaperonin GroEL (60 kDa chaperone family; promotes refolding of misfolded polypeptides especially under stressful conditions; forms two stacked rings of heptamers to form a barrel-shaped 14mer; ends can be capped by GroES; misfolded proteins enter the barrel where they are refolded when GroES binds) — protein MAKTIEFDETARRKLLSGVNKLANAVKVTLGPKGRNVVIDKKFGSPTITKDGVTVAKEIELEDPIENMGAQMVKEVSTRTNDIAGDGTTTATILAQAIINEGLKNVTAGANPMALKHGIDKAVVVAVEEIKKHAIKINSKAEYANVATISANNDPEIGNLIAQAFDKVGKEGVITVDEAKSIETTLDIVEGMQFDRGYISPYMVTDPEAMVATFNDPFILIYDKKIASMKDLLPVLEKIAQAGRPLVIIAEEVEGEALATIVVNTLRKTIQCVAVKAPGFGDRRKAMLEDIAVLTAGQVISEDLGMKLENAEVKMLGRAKKVVVDKENTTIIEGAGASKDIQGRVNQIKKQIEDTTSDYDREKLQERLAKLAGGVAVIHVGAATEVEMKEKKARVEDALSATRAAVEEGIVPGGGLTLLRAQDAVRALKLVGDEQTGVNIILRALEEPIRMITANAGLEGSVIVEQARAKKGNEGFNALTMVWEDLIKAGVVDPAKVVRSALQNAASIGAMILTTEVTITDKPESKDSGAGMAGMGGMGGMGGMGGMM, from the coding sequence ATGGCTAAAACAATTGAATTTGATGAAACAGCACGTAGAAAACTTCTTAGCGGAGTGAACAAACTTGCTAACGCAGTAAAAGTAACTCTTGGACCAAAAGGTCGCAACGTAGTGATCGATAAAAAATTTGGATCCCCTACGATCACTAAAGATGGTGTGACTGTTGCAAAAGAAATCGAACTAGAAGATCCAATCGAAAACATGGGCGCTCAAATGGTGAAGGAAGTTTCTACAAGAACTAACGACATCGCTGGAGACGGAACAACTACTGCAACGATCCTTGCACAAGCGATCATTAACGAAGGTTTGAAAAACGTAACTGCGGGTGCAAACCCAATGGCACTCAAACACGGAATTGACAAAGCAGTTGTTGTCGCTGTGGAAGAAATCAAAAAACACGCAATTAAAATCAACAGCAAAGCAGAATATGCAAACGTTGCGACTATCTCTGCAAACAACGATCCAGAAATCGGTAACCTAATTGCACAAGCTTTTGACAAAGTAGGTAAAGAAGGTGTGATCACTGTTGATGAAGCAAAATCAATCGAAACAACACTTGATATCGTAGAAGGTATGCAATTTGATCGTGGATACATTTCACCTTACATGGTGACTGATCCAGAAGCAATGGTCGCAACTTTTAACGATCCATTCATCTTAATTTATGACAAAAAAATTGCGTCTATGAAAGACCTTCTTCCTGTGCTCGAAAAAATTGCACAAGCGGGACGACCACTGGTCATCATCGCAGAAGAAGTGGAAGGGGAAGCTCTTGCAACAATCGTAGTCAACACTCTTCGTAAAACCATTCAATGTGTGGCTGTGAAAGCTCCTGGTTTTGGTGATAGAAGAAAAGCTATGCTCGAAGACATCGCTGTTCTTACTGCTGGCCAAGTAATTTCTGAAGACCTCGGAATGAAATTGGAAAATGCTGAAGTGAAGATGCTCGGTCGCGCTAAAAAAGTGGTCGTGGACAAAGAAAATACTACCATCATCGAAGGTGCTGGTGCTTCTAAAGACATCCAAGGTCGCGTAAACCAAATCAAAAAACAAATCGAAGATACAACTTCTGATTACGATCGTGAAAAACTCCAAGAACGCCTTGCAAAACTTGCTGGTGGTGTTGCTGTCATTCACGTGGGTGCTGCTACTGAAGTAGAAATGAAAGAGAAAAAAGCTCGTGTGGAAGATGCACTTTCTGCAACTCGCGCAGCAGTAGAAGAAGGAATCGTACCTGGTGGTGGACTGACTTTACTTCGTGCACAAGATGCAGTGAGAGCACTGAAACTTGTAGGTGACGAACAAACTGGTGTCAACATCATCTTACGTGCATTAGAAGAACCAATACGTATGATCACTGCGAATGCAGGTCTTGAAGGATCTGTGATTGTAGAACAAGCTCGTGCTAAAAAAGGAAACGAAGGATTCAACGCACTGACTATGGTTTGGGAAGACCTAATCAAAGCAGGTGTGGTTGACCCAGCTAAAGTGGTTCGTTCTGCTCTTCAAAACGCAGCGTCCATTGGAGCGATGATCCTCACTACCGAAGTTACCATTACTGACAAACCAGAATCGAAAGACTCAGGTGCTGGCATGGCCGGTATGGGAGGAATGGGTGGTATGGGAGGAATGGGCGGCATGATGTAA
- a CDS encoding PP2C family protein-serine/threonine phosphatase, with product MERAYVKHFFFIIIFPLFCFVSCFDSLLPYKSVKWSNGWEYRFLAEEELAYFQPAIEDLSLDYQPYHIPYVSLEKPTPKYLSARFRFRDSLDYPKPSLLLRGLVTYLDAYCGEIKLQSEFFRSAISDPLYPRETVIYNRSFVPVLLLPEDCLGSYVYIVFFSEGILPLGFSEPPLYGDPTDHYKAIANRSQSFASLGFFFLILGLFSFYLFERRKKKQLLAFTWFSSISGIHFLSQSGFFGLFYYDSVLPSFIIFILTLFLIPISCLYFFDQLIGSGRWNVIRMMWQFHVLFSIIILTLAFTETISMSVAILTFIWLCLPTLVIQIIVAWSQVVAKKPKAILLVIGASALFIFNAHDILSSLGILDSVPRSSHWGFFIFVVCLTLYGENLFRISEVKYGTLQKEIVTAARIQNAILPPSPPRWEQMNISVYYQPSHEVGGDFYDFQALGGKKFGILIADVVGHGLGASIIASLSKFAFFQHYKHWSNPSFLLSAMNEDLVKKSFGRFTTATYFHIDMEKGKFMVSSAGHPSFFHWKSESKELVEIKPKGKPLGILSGLTYGEEEYNFQPGDQFLFYTDGLTEEENADQLEYGEKRLAKSFLETIAKESIDPMANMLDDFHYFTGLSGAPHDDITIIHLQVKV from the coding sequence ATGGAACGAGCCTATGTAAAACATTTCTTCTTCATCATCATCTTTCCTCTATTTTGTTTTGTCTCTTGTTTTGATTCACTCCTTCCTTACAAATCCGTGAAGTGGTCTAACGGATGGGAATACCGATTTCTCGCAGAAGAAGAATTGGCTTATTTCCAACCAGCCATCGAAGACCTATCGTTAGATTACCAACCTTATCATATTCCTTATGTGAGTTTAGAGAAACCAACTCCCAAATATTTGTCTGCGCGATTTCGGTTTCGAGATTCGTTGGATTATCCAAAACCATCGTTACTCCTCCGAGGGCTTGTTACTTATTTGGATGCCTATTGCGGAGAAATCAAATTACAATCAGAGTTTTTTCGATCTGCGATTTCTGATCCTTTGTATCCCAGAGAAACAGTCATATACAATCGAAGTTTTGTTCCTGTTTTGTTATTACCTGAAGATTGTTTGGGGAGTTATGTTTATATCGTATTTTTTTCAGAGGGAATCCTTCCTCTTGGTTTTTCAGAACCACCTCTTTATGGGGATCCCACGGATCATTACAAAGCAATTGCGAACCGAAGCCAATCCTTTGCTTCCCTTGGATTTTTCTTTTTGATCTTAGGGCTTTTTTCTTTTTATCTTTTTGAAAGGCGAAAGAAAAAACAACTCCTTGCCTTTACTTGGTTTTCTTCCATTTCCGGAATTCATTTTTTATCACAGTCAGGATTTTTTGGACTTTTCTATTACGACAGCGTCCTTCCTAGTTTTATTATTTTTATTTTGACTTTGTTTTTGATTCCCATAAGTTGTTTGTATTTTTTTGATCAGTTGATTGGGTCTGGGCGTTGGAATGTCATTCGGATGATGTGGCAGTTCCATGTTTTGTTTTCCATTATCATTTTGACATTAGCGTTTACCGAAACTATTTCGATGTCCGTTGCCATTTTAACTTTTATTTGGTTGTGTTTACCAACACTTGTCATCCAAATCATTGTTGCTTGGAGCCAGGTGGTGGCCAAAAAACCAAAGGCCATTTTACTTGTGATTGGTGCCTCTGCCCTTTTTATCTTCAATGCACACGACATTCTTTCGTCTCTTGGAATTTTGGATTCAGTTCCGCGTTCTTCCCACTGGGGATTTTTTATCTTTGTCGTTTGTCTCACTCTTTATGGCGAAAATCTTTTTCGTATTTCCGAAGTGAAGTATGGAACTTTACAAAAAGAAATTGTCACTGCCGCAAGAATTCAAAATGCCATCCTTCCTCCTTCGCCACCTCGTTGGGAACAAATGAATATCAGTGTTTATTACCAACCATCCCATGAAGTAGGGGGAGATTTTTACGACTTCCAAGCATTAGGTGGAAAAAAATTTGGAATCCTTATCGCTGATGTTGTGGGACATGGCCTTGGGGCATCTATCATTGCCTCTCTTTCTAAGTTTGCTTTTTTTCAACACTACAAACATTGGTCAAACCCATCCTTTTTACTTTCTGCCATGAACGAAGATTTGGTGAAAAAATCATTTGGACGTTTCACAACAGCCACTTACTTTCATATCGATATGGAAAAAGGAAAATTTATGGTATCGAGTGCAGGCCATCCTTCTTTTTTTCATTGGAAATCAGAGTCAAAGGAACTGGTCGAAATCAAACCCAAAGGAAAACCACTGGGCATTCTCTCTGGACTCACTTACGGAGAAGAAGAATATAATTTTCAACCAGGGGACCAATTTTTGTTTTATACCGATGGACTGACGGAAGAGGAAAATGCGGACCAATTGGAATACGGTGAAAAACGCCTTGCCAAATCTTTTTTAGAAACCATCGCCAAAGAATCAATCGATCCTATGGCAAACATGTTAGATGACTTTCATTACTTTACTGGACTTTCGGGTGCACCTCACGATGACATCACCATCATCCATCTGCAGGTGAAGGTATAA